A window of Pseudomonadota bacterium genomic DNA:
GTTATGGGCTTTCACTCTTTCCTTCAGGCAAAGAGCATACCTATGGAATCTGTAATGGCAAAAGTCTGGAATAGCAAGATGTTCAAACACATACGAGCAGAAGCTGATAAAGCATCTGAACTTCTAGCGGAAGAGCGCGGTGCTTGCCCTGATGCCGAAGAAGTCGGTCTGATGGAGCGTTTTACTCATAAACTTTCCATAGCCCCTACAGCTTCCATATCGATTATTTGCGGCAACTCCTCACCGGGTATTGAGCCTTATGCGGCAAATAGCTTTACGCAAAAAACGCTTACCGGCTCTTTTGTAGTGAGGAATAAAAACCTTAAAAAGCTTTTAGGAGAAAAGGGGCAGGATAATGATGAAACATGGTCTTCAATAGCTACGCATGAAGGCTCGGTACAGCAACTTGACTTCCTGACCGATGAGGAAAAAGATGTTTACAAAACATCTGTTGAGGTTGACCAGCGTTGGGTAATAGAACACGCGGCAGATAGAACGCCTTATATTTGTCAGGCACAGTCGGTTAACGTTTTCCTGCCGGGTGACGTGCATAAAAGCGAGTTGCACGATATCCACTATCAGGCGTGGAAGAAGGGATTAAAAAGCCTTTATTATTGTCGCTCCACATCAATTCAGCGTGCCGAGAAGGTTTCTCACAAAGTTCCTGATATTGCGGCAATGGTGGCAGCAGCCGTCGGAGTTGAAATTGAGAACGATGTCGAGCAAAAAAGTAATAAAATGGAATATGATGAGTGCTTGGCTTGTCAGTAAAACTTCAGAATCTGAAAGGTAATAACGATGTCCCTATTAAATGCAAAACCTATATATAAACCGTTTCAATATCCATGGGCATATGAGGCTTGGCATACGCAACAAAAAATTCACTGGTTGCCGGAAGAAATTCCGATGGGTGACGATGTAAAAGACTGGCGTTACAATATAACGGAAACCGAGCGTCACTTGCTGACCCAGATATTCCGTTTTTTCACTCAGGCTGATATTGAAGTGAATAACTGCTATATGAAGCACTACTCACAGGTTTTCCAGCCGACTGAAATTCAGATGATGCTTTCTGCATTTTCAAATATGGAAACAATACATATTGCCGCCTACTCTCACCTGTTGGACACAATCGGTATGCCTGAGGCAGAATATATGGCTTTCATGAAATATAAGGAAATGAAAGACAAATACGACTATATGCAGGAATTTAATGTAAGCAGCAAAAAAGACATTGCAAAAACTCTGGCGGTTTTCGGTGCGTTCACGGAAGGATTACAGCTTTTTGCATCATTTGCTATCCTGCTTAATTTCCCTCGTCATAACAAAATGAAAGGCATGGGGCAAGTTGTTACATGGTCTGTACGTGATGAAAGTTTGCACTGCAACTCTATAATACGCTTATTCAAAACATTTTTAGACGAAAATCCGGAGGTTTGGACAGAAGACTTAAAGCGAGAACTTTATGTTGCATGTTCCACTATTATCTCACATGAGGACGCTTTTATCGACCTTGCATTTGAAATGGGCGATATTGAAGGACTAACCGCTGATGATGTAAAAAAATATATCCGATATATTGGTGATAGGAGATTATTACAATTAGGCTTACAGTCTATGCATAAAATCGAAAAGAACCCTCTTCCTTGGATTGATGAAATATTAAACGGCGTTGAACATGCTAATTTCTTTGAAAACAGAGTGACCGAATACACAAAGGCAGCCACTCGGGGAACATGGGAAGATGCTTTTTCAGGAATTGATTCCCAAAATGCGAGTAATAAAGAACTAAAGACTGAAGACGCTTAATAAATTTATACAAATTTAAACCCCTCGCTCGCATGTGGGCAAGGGGTTTAAAAATAAAGAACATTTGAGAACTTTACGCCCTTTACAAAACACTTTGTGTTTTATCTCTCCTTCACCTTTATCTGCTACTTATCGCTTTATATTTTCTAAGCTTAGCACCTGTATATAGCTGCCTTGGACGACCGATTTTCTGAGACGGGTCTTCGACCATTTCTTTCCACTGAG
This region includes:
- a CDS encoding ribonucleotide-diphosphate reductase subunit beta, whose translation is MSLLNAKPIYKPFQYPWAYEAWHTQQKIHWLPEEIPMGDDVKDWRYNITETERHLLTQIFRFFTQADIEVNNCYMKHYSQVFQPTEIQMMLSAFSNMETIHIAAYSHLLDTIGMPEAEYMAFMKYKEMKDKYDYMQEFNVSSKKDIAKTLAVFGAFTEGLQLFASFAILLNFPRHNKMKGMGQVVTWSVRDESLHCNSIIRLFKTFLDENPEVWTEDLKRELYVACSTIISHEDAFIDLAFEMGDIEGLTADDVKKYIRYIGDRRLLQLGLQSMHKIEKNPLPWIDEILNGVEHANFFENRVTEYTKAATRGTWEDAFSGIDSQNASNKELKTEDA